The genomic DNA agaaaatgttaagaaaagttgtggctggagagatggcttagcagttaagcacctagcagttaaggtgcttgcctgcgaagcctaaggatacaggttcgattctctagctcccacgtaagccagatgcgcaaggtggcgcatgcgtctggaattcgttcccagtggccagaggccctggtgtacccattcattctctctatctcaaataaatggtggtggcgcacgcctttaatcccagcactcaggaggcagaggtaggaggactaccatgagttcaaggccatcctgagactccagagtgaattccaggtcagcctgggctagagtgagaccttacctcaggaaaaaaaaaaaaaaaaaatgtgtgtgtatggcatgctgggggtctcttgctgcttcaagtgaacatcagatgcttgtaccactttgtgtgtgtggtttacgTGAGTGAtttgggattgaacctgggccagagccatctctccagctcatgactGATTCCTGTATGAATCTAATCAGAGGTGAATTTTATTATCTCACTGTCTCTCACAGCCAGGCATAGGTTTGGACGCCATCAACGATGCtctgctcctggaagcatgtATTTACCGCCTGCTGAAGTTCTACTGCCGGGAGCAGCCCTACTACCTGAACCTGCTGGAGCTGTTCCTGCAGGTAGCGCAGCCAGGCCCCACTGCCCAGAGCCTCCCACAGAAGTCAAGGAAGGGGCCTGGGGAGGGTGCAGGCGGGGCTCTCTCTACATGATTGGGAGAAGCAGTGAAAAAGACTGTGCATGATTGGGAGCCCGGAGTCCTTGTCCCTTCCTTTCTGATTATGCCCAGTTGTTAACTGCCGTGGGATGTGGGGCCTAGAACATCAGGGTCTCCATTGTGCAGAAAGTGTGGCTCAGGGGccatcctcttccctcctcctcctcccttagAGTTCCTATCAGACCGAGATCGGGCAGACCCTGGACCTCATCACAGCACCCCAGGGTCACACAGATCTTGACAGATACACCGAAAAGAGGTGAGGGCCAGTGGGTCAGGGAGCATGTGTGGAAGGTCAGGGAGGGCTGGGGTGAGCCTCGCCTCTGCCATCTGATGGATTTTTCTCCTAGCGCAGGTACAAatctattgtgaagtataagaccGCTTTCTACTCCTTCTACCTGCCCGTCGCGGCCGCCATGTACATGGTGAGTCAGCCGCCCCCAGCCCGCCCATGTGGCTTTGGACGGCAGGGCACAGTACCTACTGGACAGTCTGGTACCTCTGCTGAAAGGCCGTGTGACCTTGACAAAGCCACTCTGTCCGTGAGTGCTCAGCTGTCAGACGGTGATGGGAGTCCTTCTCGCAGGACTGCACAGTGACAGTGGGCAGGCCTGCACGTGCATCTGGCATAGAGTCGTGAGAGCAGGAGGTGGAGGACTTACGTCCGTCCCGAACCTGCTCTGTTTCCTCTTCACCCTGAAAGATGCCCGAGAGTCAACAAGGGGCGATGGCCTGAAGTGTGGGTTTATGTGCCAGGACACCTAGGAAGGTCTTGGAAAGTAGTGGGCCTCTTGGTGGGGACCAAGGATGCTTGTAAGAAGTGATGGCTGCAGGAAGCAGCTCCCCAGAAGGCGAAGGTGACCCTGTGGCGGTGGTCTCTCTGCAGGCCGGGATTGACGGGGAGAAGGAGCATGCCAACGCCAAGAAGATCCTGTTGGAGATGGGCGAGTTCTTCCAGGTCCAGGTAAGAACGCCCATGTGGGCATCCACGGGAAGCCCGTCCTCAGTCCTGCACTCTGAACCTCCGCTCTGCTCTGCTCCCTTCTGCCCAGGATGATTACCTTGACCTCTTTGGGGACCCCAGTGTGACGGGGAAAGTTGGCACTGACATCCAGGACAACAAGTGCAGCTGGCTGGTGGTCCAGTGTCTCCAGCGGGCTTCCCCGGAGCAGCGCCAGATCTTGCAGGTGCCTGCCCCCCAAGAAAGGGCtgagatgtgtgtgtggaggggcccTGTGCTGACAGTCAGTTCCCTTGTGAGTGTGGTGGCTCTTCAGAATGATGTGTGTGGATGACacgcgcctttcatcccagcactctggaagcagaggtaggaggatccttgtgagtttgaggccagcctggactagagcgagacgctgccttgaaaaaaaaaagaaaagaaaaaggagtggTGGGGCTTTTctgctctaatcccagcacttggggaggtggagacaagaggatcaggaataactcaaggtcatccttagctacatatggagtttgaggtcagtctaggtcacatgagatcctgtcacagaacaacaaaaagaaatcagaaaagttGGGAGTCGGGGTGAGTGCATTATTTGGGGGATGTTCTGGAATCTATGAAGAGTGGTGAGGTCCTGGGTCTGGGGAGCAAAGCTCACTTTCCTGCTTCCAGGAGAATTACGGGCAGAAGGACCCGGAGAAAGTGGCACGGGTGAAGGCCCTGTACGAGGAGCTCGACCTGCCCGCTGCGTTCCTGAAGTATGAGGAAGATAGTTACAGCCGCCTCCTGCATCTCATCGAGCAGTATGCTGCACCCCTGCCGCCAGCCATCTTCCTGGAACTGGCAAAAAAGATCTACAAGCGGAAAAACTGACTTAGAGCCTTTCAGGGCTCTGGAGAGAGGGCTCTAAATAAATTATTGTTTAACTCTCCTGTGGTTTGGTTCTTTCTCATCAGGATCCTTGGCTGTCAAGAATGAGTGGGGGTGAAGGATGAAGGGTGGAGGTGGCGCAGCAGCCTAGAAGTAAAGGCCCTGGGCCTTGGTACCAGAATCCCTGTAGACCCAAAGCTGCAAAGTCGCAGGCTGGGTCTAGGTACATGACATAGGCAGGACGTCAGGCGCCGGGGGCGGGGTCCCGGCCGCGCCCCGCCCAGTCGGGGAGGTGCGGCTGCGCGGCAGGGTGGGTCGCGCTGGCACCCCTCCCCTCGGCTCGGTACCGGCTGGGCGGGGACCGCCGGAGCTGCAGACTAGCACAAGGCCGGACCGATTCCAGGAGAAGCCTGGTGAGGAAGGCTCCACGGGGTCCGTGGGTGGCGACGGGTGGACGCGGCGCGCGGGAAGGGGCAGGAGAAGGGAGCCGTACGAGAGAGCGGAGAGGCGGTGGGTGATGGCTGGAGACGCAGACTCCGCGGTCGCGAGCCGGGGAGGGCGCACGGAGGCTGCAGGCTAGACCAGGGCGGTGAGGGGCAGCCTGCAGATGCAGAGTCCTTGTGCGGACAGCTGCTTGCTCCTCCATCCCCGCCACCCACCTCACTTAGACCACCTGGGCGGGTTCTCCTTGGCTCCTTCCCCCGGCGGGGGGCAGGAACAGGTCGTTACAAAAAAAAAGGACCTGGGGTCTGTTGTGTTTGTTTGGTGGGGGGAACCCATCTCCCAAGGCCCGCACCCCCCACGGAGACCTAGAGCCCGCAGCCGCATTCTCTGACCATccacctctccatcccctggGGCTTCCATTCGACTCCACCTGCAAACACTGCAGTGGAACTAATGGCCTGTCGATGGCGATGTGCATCTCTGTTAAAACATCTTCCAGGGCAGCCAGAGCCTCGCCAGGCCTGCCCCGGTCCTCCGTCGCCGGTGCCCTTCCCACAGCCCGCGCGCCCTCGCTGGCTGGGTCACACCGCTCCTGTTTCCTAGGTCTTGCCTCCAGCTGCTATTGCCAGGTAGGTGGATGTGAGCGAGCTGGTCCTCCAAGGTTCTCCGGAAGCCGTCTGGTCACCGCCGGTACCATGCTGTCCCCTCAGAGGGCTTTACTCTGCAACCTCAATCACATCCACCTCCAGCACGTCTCCCTAGGCTTGCACCTGTCCCGCCATCCCGAGCTCAGGGAGGGGCCTCTGAGCACGTCCCCTCCCACCGGAGGCAAGGAGAGCCAGGGTCCCTGCAGCAGGACCCTAGTGGATGCCAACTCCAACAGCCCAGCCGTTCCCTGCCGATGCTGCCAGGAGCACGGGTCCAGTCTCGAAAATCTGCCAGACCCTTCTCAGGAAGAAGGGGCTGCCTCGCCCTCGGACCCTGGCTGCTCCTCCTCTCTCAGCTCCTGCTCAGATCTTAGCCCCGACGAGTCCCCAGTCTCGGTCTACTCTCGGGACCTGCCTGGCCATGAGGTGTCCCACCCGCAGCCCAGCGTCCTCCCCCTGGAGCAGGGCTCCTCGCCGGCGTCAGCAGGCCCTGGCACCTGCTCCCCGGACAGCTTCTGTTGCTCTCCCGATTCCTGCTCCAGAGCTTCCTCCTCGCCCAGCCCTGGCCTGGACTCGAACTGTAACGCCCTGACCACCGGCCAGGACCTCCCTTCCCCAGGCCTGGACGAAGAAGACAATGCCGAGCAGGATCTCGCTACCTCTGAGCTTTCGGAAGCCGAGGATGGGAAAATCGACAGCGGGAAAGTCGAGCCCAGTTGGAAAATTAACCCCATTTGGAAAATTGACACCGAACGAACGGAGGCAGGATGGAAAATCAATAACCACACGGGTTGGAAAGACAACGGCAATACCGACTTGAGCTGGAAGAAGGACCCCAGGCAGTACGATTCTTGTTTGACCACCACCAACACCGGAATCAATGATTCTGGCTCGAAGACAGATGCCggggaaaaaaatgatggagCCTGGAGAGGTGACGTCAGCGAGGAGCCAGTGCCCCACCGGACCATCACGTCCTTCCACGAGCTGGCCCAGAAGCGCAAGCGGGGCCCGGGGCTGCCCCTCGTTCCGCAGGCCAAGAAAGACCGCAGCGACTGGCTCATCGTCTTCTCGCCGGACTCCGAGCTGCCCCCGCCCGGCTCGCTGGGACCCTCCCCGGCTCCGTCTCGAGAAGTCACCACGTTCAAGGAGCTCCGGAGCCGGAGCCGGGCGCCGCCCCCTCCGGTCCCACCCCGAGACCCCCCAGCAGGGTGGGCCCTGGTCCCGCCGAGGCCTCCCCCGCCGCCCGTGCCTCCCCGGAGGAAGAAGAACCGTCCCGGCCTGCAACCCATAGCCGAGAAGCCGCCGGAGGAGGCCCGGGCCGTCAGCCCTGAGGTCCCCGAGGTCCCCGCAGCCGAGGAGCCGCCGGAGCCGGGCGCGGAGGGTAAGAAGCCGCCAGGATGGAGCCGGAGGAAGGCTGAGCTTCCGCCTCGCCCCCTCTTTCTGCCCGCCTCCGCCGGCTGCCAGCCCCGCCCcgtctcccttcttcctttccgtGTGCTGCTCCATCCTACCCCCAAACCCCTTTCCCCGTCTGCCAGGGAGCGCTCcgggaaagggggaaaaaaaaaaagaaaagcggTGGGTCTTTGAGTTGCGGGACTAACTCTGTGCTCCCTCTTTTTCCCGCCCGCCCTCCTCGCCTGGCTGCccgtctccccctccccacctctccatccattcacccctcccccgccctccccGCACCCCGCCTCGCGCACCCCGTCCGCTCGCTCGCAGGCGGTCCCCTGCTGCTCCCCGGGCCCCTGGTCTTCCGGGTCTCGGCCGACGGGCGCCCCTTGTTGGAGGGGGCTCGCGCGGGCGCAGCCGCGGGGTCGCTGCTGCTGGCACCCCTGGCCGGGTGGTCGGGCGCACGGCTGAGGCTGCTGGGACCGCCGAGTCCCCCCGAGGAGCCTCTGCTGCCGGTCCGCCTGTCCCCCGTGGGTGCCTATTCGCCCCCGTCTCGGGGGTCCCTGCCTTGCCTGGCCAGCCCCGAGCTGGCCCTGCTGCTGTCCCCGCTCTTCCCTAGAAGTAGCACCTTCCCCGCCGCGGCTCCCCCACCCCGCCAGGTGCCCGCTCCCCCGCTGCCACCGCCGCCGCGTCCGCAGGAGGCCCCTCGCCCGACCGAGCGCCCGCCGCCTCCGCCCAGGCTACGTAAGACGACCCGGCCGGGCAAGCCCCGCGGGCAGACCCGCGCCCCGGCCGGCCCGGCCTTCagagtcagctttttttttttttttttcccttgcgtTTTCAGGCTAGATCCAACTTGGGGCAGGTAGCGAGCAGTCACCGGTCCAGGCTGTCTGGACTCCGCCCTGCGCGGGGGACGGGGAGCGTTGCTGTGCCCCTCGCTTCCCTGTTTCCTCAAGGCCCCACCTTGGACTTAGATGGTTGCGGGCTTGCCCCAGCCCCAATCTAAATAACGGTGTTCCTCCAGGAGTCCATTGCTAGGGACTTTGGGTCTCAGGGTGGGGAGACTGCGGAGGTGGGTTGGGGGGGCTGGAAAGCTCCCTTGGACCTTCCAGGTGGTTCAGACCACATACTCTCCCACGCGTTTTGAGGGGCGAAGTGGGTAGGGAGAGAACCTGGCGTGAGACCGGAGTTCCCCCCCTCTCATTTCTGGTGCCTTCCGGTCTCCCAATCCACGGGTCTCACCTTCCTGGGTCCTCCCACCCTTTCCTGGCtcttggtctgtctgtctgtctttccattGGTTCAGGCTCCCACGTGCTCCCGGGGCTGGGCGGGGGCTGGTGTGAGTCCTTGGGCCACCTTGCTTCCCTCCCGCCTTAAAGGCCCAGCTGGCCGGGTGGGGGCTGAGCGTCGCCGTCCGGAGGGGGAGCTGGACCCTGAAGTGACTTGGGGACCTGGGCGtggtgggcggggagggggacCTGAGCCGGGGGTCGGGGACACGACGAGTTCTGGGCGTGTGCAGTATTGCACGCAGCTTTATTTACGCTCTGCGAGGCTGAGCCTCTCCTGTCCCCAAGGGCCACAAACCCGTGCCAGAGCCCGACGTCCTCTTGGGGGGTAACCCTTTGGTCAGTGAGCTGTCTCTTTTCTTCCCCAGTCCGTAGTTCCTGGTCCTTCGCCGGTGTTCCTGGGGCCCAGCGGCTGTGGATGGCAGAAGCCCGGAGTGGGACCGGCCAGCTGCAGGAGCAAAAGAAAGGTAGTTCACCCCGACTCTGCCTCCCGGAGGCATCCCTTGGGTTTTCCGGGTCAGGCTGCCTTCGTCCAGCCTGTCCCGTAGAGTTGAGGGGCCAGGGGGCTTTGATGTGTCCCCCCTTCTCCCGGACCCTCCCCAGGTCTCCTGATAGCCGTCAGCGCCTCGGTGGATAAAATCATCTCGCATTTCGGGGCTGCCCGGAACTTGGTTCAGAAGGTGAGGCTGGCGGGAGGGGGAGGCGGCTGGAATGCGGAAATTGATGCTGCGGTGGGGAAGGGGGTCTCTGGGAACCCAGGGAGGGCGGGGGGCGGGTACCCGGGCACCCAGACTCGCTCGCATTGCGCCACCTCCAGGCTCAGTTGGGGGATAGCAGGTTGAGCCCAGACGTGGGACACCTGGTGCTGACCACCCTGTGCCCGGCCCTCCATGCCCTGGTGGCCGATGGGCTGAAGCCTTTCCGGAAGGATCTCATAACCGGGCAGCGCAGAAGCAGCCCTTGGAACGTGGTGGAGGCGTCCGTGAAGCCAGGTGAACCCGGAGGGAGTGGGAACTGAGTGGGAACGCCCCCCACCTCCGCCAGGGTGTGGCTAAACAGTTCCCCGGTGTTCTCAGGATCCTGCACGAGCTCCCTGGGATCCCTGTACAGCCAGGTTAGACGCCTGGCCCCGCTGAGTAGCAGCCGCAGCCGCTTCCATGCCTTCATCCTGGGCCTCCTCAAGTGAGTGGCCTTTAACCCGCTGCTCCTCTGGCCTTGGGACTGACTACCTGGGCATCATGGGCAGGGCACTGCCGTGGTACCCAATATCCCGCGAGGTCTCCCTTCATCTTTCACTCCCACCTCCCCCCTGAACTCACACCCCGTCCTTTCTCCTTCAGCACCAAACAGTTGGAACTGTGGTTTTCGAGTCTCCAGGAAGATGCAGGTCAGAGCCTTAGATGGGAGAGGGCGGGCCTCTTGGGAAGGCGGAAGAGAGGGGAGGATCTCTCCTGCTGGCTCTCAGTGATGGCCGAGTATTAATTAGTCCGGGTAGCTAATCCTTTTGCCTCTCAGTTTAAAACTCTTCCAGGGGCTCCCTTGGCCAATGGTGGAAGATTCAGAGCCTTGCTTTGTGGCTTCCTGTCCGAGGTTCATGTGGCATTCTTGCCAGCGGTCTTCCTAGCTGGGCCTTTTGCCTTTGAGCTCTATTCATGCTGTCCCTGCGATTGGCCTTCCTGCCCCTCCTGtttctattttgcttttttttttctctcgaggtagggtctccctctagcacaggctgacctggaattcaccatgtagtctcagggtggcattaaaTTCGCAGCaatcctgcctccgcctcccttgtgctgggattaatggtgtgtgccaccaagctcagctCTCACTAACATTCATTCCTCCTGTCAGATCTTCTGGAGGTGCGCCTGCACCCCCCCGCCACCCCACCCAGGCCAGCCCTCGCCCTTCCCTTTGTTTTGCACACGttctcaggcctttaatccttcCCCTCCCTCAGTCTTTGCATTACTATCCAGTTCCCACCACTTGCTCCACCTGCATCTCCTTTTGAAGGCCCTGGCTCCACATGGGCACACGTTTATTTGTTGGTCCTGCCGTCCGTCCGTCTTTGTCCCAGTGACCCACACGGAACAAGTCCCGGGCGGATGTCCAGTGGCACTAGGGCTAGTGGGGGAGGCCTTGCAGCTCAGGTCCAGTGCGGGGCTGATGTTGCTCTACTTTCTCTTAGGTCTACTGTCCCTCTTGTACCTGCCCACCGGCTTCTTCTCCCTGGCATGTGGTGGTTGCCCGTCCCTGGCCACGgagctgctgctcctgctgcagcCGCTGTCGGTGTTCACCTTCCACCTGGACCTGCTCTTCgagcaccaccaccacctgccCCTAGCCCCACCGCAGGCCCCTGCAGGCCCCGCGGGGCCGCCTCCTGCCCTGCAGCAGACTGTGCAGGCCGTGCTGCACTGGGGGAGCCGGCTGGCCCAGAGTCTCTGGGGAGCTCCAGCAGAGGCTACTCAAGGCCCTTTGGACCCGCCAAAGTCTCCCCCACCAGGCAGCTGGTGGGATCAGCTGACCCAGGCCTCCCGGGTCTATGCCTCTGGGGGCACCCAGGGCTTCCCTGTTCTCCGGTGGGGACCCACACATCATGAATCTGCAGCTGAGGATGCACAGGAGATACCCCCACCCACAGAACAAGCAACGGCCGGCAGAGGCATGTGGCTTGGGAGGCTGTTTGGTGTGCCCGGGAGCCCCACAGAAACGGAGAGTGGAGCCTTCAAGTCCAGGTACTGGGATACCTTGTTCACTCCGTGAccttctcactctcgctcagctCCCTTGTTTCATTTGAAACTTTTGTCAATATGATCCCCCCCCATGTATACtcgtgtatatgtatgtgtgtgtgtgtgtgtatatatatatatatatatatatatatgtatatatatttatttatttacttacttactagagagagagaatggatatgccagggcctctagacactgtaaatgaactccagacatggccACAAcctggtgcgtctggctttacatgggtattggggaattgaacctgggtctttggctttgccagcaagcgccctaactataagccatctttccagttccacatatatatttaaattatttattgatgtgcatgtgcgtgtgtgatTATGGGCACACACCacggccttttgct from Jaculus jaculus isolate mJacJac1 chromosome 19, mJacJac1.mat.Y.cur, whole genome shotgun sequence includes the following:
- the Fdps gene encoding farnesyl pyrophosphate synthase isoform X2, giving the protein MNGNQKLDAYNQEKQNFIQHFSQIVKVLTEGELGHPETGDAISRLKEVLEYNALGGKYNRGLTVLLTARELVEPSELDASGLQRALTVGWCVELLQAFFLVSDDIMDSSLTRRGQICWYQKPGIGLDAINDALLLEACIYRLLKFYCREQPYYLNLLELFLQSSYQTEIGQTLDLITAPQGHTDLDRYTEKRYKSIVKYKTAFYSFYLPVAAAMYMAGIDGEKEHANAKKILLEMGEFFQVQDDYLDLFGDPSVTGKVGTDIQDNKCSWLVVQCLQRASPEQRQILQENYGQKDPEKVARVKALYEELDLPAAFLKYEEDSYSRLLHLIEQYAAPLPPAIFLELAKKIYKRKN
- the Fdps gene encoding farnesyl pyrophosphate synthase isoform X1, translating into MPLSRWLRSVGVLLLPTPCWAPRERWLGSLRRPSVVLGCPVLGSWHSSACCWCQVWTEERRAFCSSFTMNGNQKLDAYNQEKQNFIQHFSQIVKVLTEGELGHPETGDAISRLKEVLEYNALGGKYNRGLTVLLTARELVEPSELDASGLQRALTVGWCVELLQAFFLVSDDIMDSSLTRRGQICWYQKPGIGLDAINDALLLEACIYRLLKFYCREQPYYLNLLELFLQSSYQTEIGQTLDLITAPQGHTDLDRYTEKRYKSIVKYKTAFYSFYLPVAAAMYMAGIDGEKEHANAKKILLEMGEFFQVQDDYLDLFGDPSVTGKVGTDIQDNKCSWLVVQCLQRASPEQRQILQENYGQKDPEKVARVKALYEELDLPAAFLKYEEDSYSRLLHLIEQYAAPLPPAIFLELAKKIYKRKN
- the Rusc1 gene encoding RUN and SH3 domain-containing protein 1 isoform X1, yielding MLSPQRALLCNLNHIHLQHVSLGLHLSRHPELREGPLSTSPPTGGKESQGPCSRTLVDANSNSPAVPCRCCQEHGSSLENLPDPSQEEGAASPSDPGCSSSLSSCSDLSPDESPVSVYSRDLPGHEVSHPQPSVLPLEQGSSPASAGPGTCSPDSFCCSPDSCSRASSSPSPGLDSNCNALTTGQDLPSPGLDEEDNAEQDLATSELSEAEDGKIDSGKVEPSWKINPIWKIDTERTEAGWKINNHTGWKDNGNTDLSWKKDPRQYDSCLTTTNTGINDSGSKTDAGEKNDGAWRGDVSEEPVPHRTITSFHELAQKRKRGPGLPLVPQAKKDRSDWLIVFSPDSELPPPGSLGPSPAPSREVTTFKELRSRSRAPPPPVPPRDPPAGWALVPPRPPPPPVPPRRKKNRPGLQPIAEKPPEEARAVSPEVPEVPAAEEPPEPGAEVRSSWSFAGVPGAQRLWMAEARSGTGQLQEQKKGLLIAVSASVDKIISHFGAARNLVQKAQLGDSRLSPDVGHLVLTTLCPALHALVADGLKPFRKDLITGQRRSSPWNVVEASVKPGSCTSSLGSLYSQVRRLAPLSSSRSRFHAFILGLLNTKQLELWFSSLQEDAGLLSLLYLPTGFFSLACGGCPSLATELLLLLQPLSVFTFHLDLLFEHHHHLPLAPPQAPAGPAGPPPALQQTVQAVLHWGSRLAQSLWGAPAEATQGPLDPPKSPPPGSWWDQLTQASRVYASGGTQGFPVLRWGPTHHESAAEDAQEIPPPTEQATAGRGMWLGRLFGVPGSPTETESGAFKSRRPSRWLPPTVSVLALMKRGIPPETPSPEELVASPASMGPADRAVRALCDHTAAGPDQLSFRRGDMLRVIATVDEDWLRCGRDGVEGLVPVGYTSLVL
- the Rusc1 gene encoding RUN and SH3 domain-containing protein 1 isoform X4; translation: MLSPQRALLCNLNHIHLQHVSLGLHLSRHPELREGPLSTSPPTGGKESQGPCSRTLVDANSNSPAVPCRCCQEHGSSLENLPDPSQEEGAASPSDPGCSSSLSSCSDLSPDESPVSVYSRDLPGHEVSHPQPSVLPLEQGSSPASAGPGTCSPDSFCCSPDSCSRASSSPSPGLDSNCNALTTGQDLPSPGLDEEDNAEQDLATSELSEAEDGKIDSGKVEPSWKINPIWKIDTERTEAGWKINNHTGWKDNGNTDLSWKKDPRQYDSCLTTTNTGINDSGSKTDAGEKNDGAWRGDVSEEPVPHRTITSFHELAQKRKRGPGLPLVPQAKKDRSDWLIVFSPDSELPPPGSLGPSPAPSREVTTFKELRSRSRAPPPPVPPRDPPAGWALVPPRPPPPPVPPRRKKNRPGLQPIAEKPPEEARAVSPEVPEVPAAEEPPEPGAEAVGGPLLLPGPLVFRVSADGRPLLEGARAGAAAGSLLLAPLAGWSGARLRLLGPPSPPEEPLLPVRLSPVGAYSPPSRGSLPCLASPELALLLSPLFPRSSTFPAAAPPPRQVPAPPLPPPPRPQEAPRPTERPPPPPRLLRSSWSFAGVPGAQRLWMAEARSGTGQLQEQKKGLLIAVSASVDKIISHFGAARNLVQKAQLGDSRLSPDVGHLVLTTLCPALHALVADGLKPFRKDLITGQRRSSPWNVVEASVKPGSCTSSLGSLYSQVRRLAPLSSSRSRFHAFILGLLNTKQLELWFSSLQEDAGLLSLLYLPTGFFSLACGGCPSLATELLLLLQPLSVFTFHLDLLFEHHHHLPLAPPQAPAGPAGPPPALQQTVQAVLHWGSRLAQSLWGAPAEATQGPLDPPKSPPPGSWWDQLTQASRVYASGGTQGFPVLRWGPTHHESAAEDAQEIPPPTEQATAGRGMWLGRLFGVPGSPTETESGAFKSRRPSRWLPPTVSVLALMKRGIPPETPSPEELVASPASMGPADRAVRALCDHTAAGPDQLSFRRGDMLRVIATVDEDWLRCGRDGVEGLVPVGYTSLVL
- the Rusc1 gene encoding RUN and SH3 domain-containing protein 1 isoform X2; this encodes MLSPQRALLCNLNHIHLQHVSLGLHLSRHPELREGPLSTSPPTGGKESQGPCSRTLVDANSNSPAVPCRCCQEHGSSLENLPDPSQEEGAASPSDPGCSSSLSSCSDLSPDESPVSVYSRDLPGHEVSHPQPSVLPLEQGSSPASAGPGTCSPDSFCCSPDSCSRASSSPSPGLDSNCNALTTGQDLPSPGLDEEDNAEQDLATSELSEAEDGKIDSGKVEPSWKINPIWKIDTERTEAGWKINNHTGWKDNGNTDLSWKKDPRQYDSCLTTTNTGINDSGSKTDAGEKNDGAWRGDVSEEPVPHRTITSFHELAQKRKRGPGLPLVPQAKKDRSDWLIVFSPDSELPPPGSLGPSPAPSREVTTFKELRSRSRAPPPPVPPRDPPAGWALVPPRPPPPPVPPRRKKNRPGLQPIAEKPPEEARAVSPEVPEVPAAEEPPEPGAEVRSSWSFAGVPGAQRLWMAEARSGTGQLQEQKKGLLIAVSASVDKIISHFGAARNLVQKAQLGDSRLSPDVGHLVLTTLCPALHALVADGLKPFRKDLITGQRRSSPWNVVEASVKPGSCTSSLGSLYSQVRRLAPLSSSRSRFHAFILGLLNTKQLELWFSSLQEDAGLLSLLYLPTGFFSLACGGCPSLATELLLLLQPLSVFTFHLDLLFEHHHHLPLAPPQAPAGPAGPPPALQQTVQAVLHWGSRLAQSLWGAPAEATQGPLDPPKSPPPGSWWDQLTQASRVYASGGTQGFPVLRWGPTHHESAAEDAQEIPPPTEQATAGRGMWLGRLFGVPGSPTETESGAFKSRPSRWLPPTVSVLALMKRGIPPETPSPEELVASPASMGPADRAVRALCDHTAAGPDQLSFRRGDMLRVIATVDEDWLRCGRDGVEGLVPVGYTSLVL
- the Rusc1 gene encoding RUN and SH3 domain-containing protein 1 isoform X3 yields the protein MAEARSGTGQLQEQKKGLLIAVSASVDKIISHFGAARNLVQKAQLGDSRLSPDVGHLVLTTLCPALHALVADGLKPFRKDLITGQRRSSPWNVVEASVKPGSCTSSLGSLYSQVRRLAPLSSSRSRFHAFILGLLNTKQLELWFSSLQEDAGLLSLLYLPTGFFSLACGGCPSLATELLLLLQPLSVFTFHLDLLFEHHHHLPLAPPQAPAGPAGPPPALQQTVQAVLHWGSRLAQSLWGAPAEATQGPLDPPKSPPPGSWWDQLTQASRVYASGGTQGFPVLRWGPTHHESAAEDAQEIPPPTEQATAGRGMWLGRLFGVPGSPTETESGAFKSRRPSRWLPPTVSVLALMKRGIPPETPSPEELVASPASMGPADRAVRALCDHTAAGPDQLSFRRGDMLRVIATVDEDWLRCGRDGVEGLVPVGYTSLVL